In the Phaseolus vulgaris cultivar G19833 chromosome 7, P. vulgaris v2.0, whole genome shotgun sequence genome, one interval contains:
- the LOC137830676 gene encoding serine/arginine-rich SC35-like splicing factor SCL33 isoform X1 gives MVWESNSLPFLPHRFRCFAICEAGEIALNMRGRSYSYSPSPPRHYSRRRRSPSPRSRYRGRDRDLPTSLLVRNLHRDCRAEDLHGPFDQFGPVKDVYLPRDYYTGDPRGFGFVQYVDPADAADAKHHMDGQILLGRELTVVFAEENRKKPSEMRARERRRDRSYDYRRSPRTYSPSPDYSPPPRRRRHYRSISPRVRKYSDGSYSRSPYGSRSRSRSRSYSRSRSYSRSLSASHEYSG, from the exons ATGGTTTGGGAATCAAACTCTCTCCCCTTTCTACCACACAGATTCCGTTGTTTCGCCATTTGTGAAGCAG GTGAAATAGCATTAAATATGAGGGGAAGAAGCTACAGTTACAGTCCTTCACCTCCAAGGCATTATAGCCGAAGAAGACGCAGTCCCAGCCCTAGGAGCCGTTACAGAGGACGTGATAGGGATTTGCCAACTAGTCTTTTGGTTCGAAACCTTCACAGAGATTGCAG GGCGGAAGATCTGCATGGTCCATTTGACCAATTTGGTCCTGTTAAGGACGTTTACCTGCCTCGAGATTATTATACTGG GGATCCAAGAGGTTTCGGGTTTGTCCAGTATGTGGACCCAGCTGATGCTGCGGATGCAAAACACCACATGGACGGTCAAATTCTTCTTGGTCGCGAGTTAACTGTAGTGTTTGCTGAAGAAAACAGGAAGAAACCTTCTGAAATGAGGGCAAGGGAACGGAGGAG GGATCGATCATATGATTACAGGCGATCGCCTCGAACCTATTCTCCTAGTCCAGACTATTCACCTCCTCCAAGACGAAGACGACATTACAG ATCAATCTCACCAAGGGTTAGAAAATATAGCGATGGATCATACTCTAGATCACCTTATGGGTCAAGAAGCCGCAGCAGAAGCAGGAGTTATAGCAGAAGCAGAAGTTACAGCAGGAGCTTGAGCGCAAGTCATGAGTACTCTGGGTGA
- the LOC137830676 gene encoding serine/arginine-rich SC35-like splicing factor SCL33 isoform X2 yields MRGRSYSYSPSPPRHYSRRRRSPSPRSRYRGRDRDLPTSLLVRNLHRDCRAEDLHGPFDQFGPVKDVYLPRDYYTGDPRGFGFVQYVDPADAADAKHHMDGQILLGRELTVVFAEENRKKPSEMRARERRRDRSYDYRRSPRTYSPSPDYSPPPRRRRHYRSISPRVRKYSDGSYSRSPYGSRSRSRSRSYSRSRSYSRSLSASHEYSG; encoded by the exons ATGAGGGGAAGAAGCTACAGTTACAGTCCTTCACCTCCAAGGCATTATAGCCGAAGAAGACGCAGTCCCAGCCCTAGGAGCCGTTACAGAGGACGTGATAGGGATTTGCCAACTAGTCTTTTGGTTCGAAACCTTCACAGAGATTGCAG GGCGGAAGATCTGCATGGTCCATTTGACCAATTTGGTCCTGTTAAGGACGTTTACCTGCCTCGAGATTATTATACTGG GGATCCAAGAGGTTTCGGGTTTGTCCAGTATGTGGACCCAGCTGATGCTGCGGATGCAAAACACCACATGGACGGTCAAATTCTTCTTGGTCGCGAGTTAACTGTAGTGTTTGCTGAAGAAAACAGGAAGAAACCTTCTGAAATGAGGGCAAGGGAACGGAGGAG GGATCGATCATATGATTACAGGCGATCGCCTCGAACCTATTCTCCTAGTCCAGACTATTCACCTCCTCCAAGACGAAGACGACATTACAG ATCAATCTCACCAAGGGTTAGAAAATATAGCGATGGATCATACTCTAGATCACCTTATGGGTCAAGAAGCCGCAGCAGAAGCAGGAGTTATAGCAGAAGCAGAAGTTACAGCAGGAGCTTGAGCGCAAGTCATGAGTACTCTGGGTGA
- the LOC137830677 gene encoding protein transport protein SEC13 homolog B produces MPSQKVETGHQDTVHDVAMDYYGKRLATASSDHTIKIIGVNNTASQHLATLTGHQGPVWQVVWAHPKFGSLLASCSYDGRVIIWKEGNQNEWTQAHVFDEHKSSVNSIAWAPHELGLCLACGSSDGNISVFTARADGGWDTAGIDQAHPVGVTSVSWAPSMAPGALVGSGLLDPVQKLCSGGCDNTVKVWKLNNGLWKMDCFPALHMHTDWVRDVAWAPNLGLPKSTIASASQDGKVVIWTVAKEGDQWEGKVLNDFKTPVWRVSWSLTGNILAVADGNNNVTLWKEAVDGEWQQVTTVEP; encoded by the coding sequence ATGCCTTCTCAGAAGGTTGAAACGGGTCACCAAGACACTGTCCATGATGTTGCCATGGATTACTATGGTAAGAGGCTGGCAACAGCTTCATCAGATCACACAATTAAGATAATTGGAGTGAACAACACGGCCTCTCAGCATCTAGCAACATTGACTGGTCACCAAGGACCTGTTTGGCAAGTAGTGTGGGCTCACCCAAAGTTTGGTTCTCTGCTTGCATCGTGTTCCTATGATGGCCGAGTCATTATATGGAAGGAGGGTAACCAAAATGAATGGACTCAAGCTCATGTGTTTGATGAGCACAAATCATCTGTGAATTCTATTGCTTGGGCGCCCCACGAGTTGGGTCTCTGCTTGGCTTGTGGCTCATCTGATGGAAATATATCTGTTTTCACTGCAAGGGCAGATGGTGGCTGGGACACTGCAGGGATTGATCAGGCTCACCCAGTTGGTGTCACTTCTGTGTCATGGGCACCATCAATGGCACCTGGTGCCCTTGTTGGTTCAGGGTTGCTTGATCCTGTGCAAAAGCTGTGCTCTGGTGGCTGTGATAATACTGTGAAGGTATGGAAGCTCAACAATGGACTGTGGAAGATGGACTGCTTCCCTGCTCTTCACATGCACACGGATTGGGTTAGAGATGTTGCTTGGGCACCCAATTTAGGGCTACCTAAATCTACTATTGCCAGTGCATCGCAGGATGGTAAAGTGGTTATATGGACCGTAGCAAAAGAGGGTGATCAGTGGGAAGGCAAGGTTTTGAATGATTTCAAGACACCTGTTTGGAGGGTCTCATGGTCACTGACAGGAAACATACTGGCAGTGGCTGATGGGAACAACAATGTGACATTGTGGAAAGAAGCAGTAGACGGGGAATGGCAACAGGTGACAACAGTGGAGCCTTAG
- the LOC137830678 gene encoding uncharacterized protein, giving the protein MELPTANVDLGPKKIEHEKEEGPLLHCDFCDIEVVHNLAQMFMPGLACACVDNTTGDPFNTPGFVAVDLRKEMIEFVTQKSELFVAESIISEGGPDGEALEHPFDIISYFVDEFVNSKRNLWSQFSGWLLSDKREDKIDDFIQEMEVNGFWPLDRRETLAKDLLKNVDFKSSFHCSMSFNSAEDLANHVDACDFRTVICQNEGCNVRFSAGQLKEHDSTCDFKIVPCEQKCTANILRREMDRHCLTVCPLKLVNCPFSAIGCRSTTAQSMIRKHCSDDIESHLFLMLKGIHQPASSEDLQRRVEQIVQTSSRSKLAEAKDVRSFKRIVKDLEVKLGSLEVSAEEKTSTEEVAKNEDREENRTSAVNGVNKEDSEHRK; this is encoded by the exons ATGGAATTGCCTACAGCTAATGTGGATCTTGGGCCTAAGAAGATTGAACATGAGAAAGAGGAAGGTCCCTTGTTAcattgtgatttttgtgacaTAGAAGTAGTTCACAATCTGGCTCAAATGTTCATGCCAGGACTAGCCTGTGCCTGTGTTGATAACACAACAGGAGATCCCTTCAATACCCCTGGTTTTGTGGCTGTTGATTTGAGAAAGGAGATGATAGAATTTGTCACCCAAAAGAGTGAATTATTTGTTGCTGAGTCTATTATCTCTGAGGGTGGTCCTGATGGTGAAGCTTTGGAACACCCTTTTgatattatttcttattttgttgacgagtttgttaattcaaagaGGAATTTGTGGAGCCAGTTTTCAGGGTGGTTGCTAAGTGACAAGAGAGAGGACAAAATAGATGATTTTATTCAGGAGATGGAAGTAAATGGTTTTTGGCCACTGGATAGAAGAGAAACACTTGCAAAAGATTTGCTCAAGAATGTTGACTTCAAGAGCTCATTTCATTGCAGTATGAGTTTTAACTCTGCCGAAGATCTTGCCAACCATGTTGATGCATGCGACTTCAGGACCGTGATATGCCAAAATGAGGGGTGCAATGTCAGATTCAGTGCTGGTCAATTGAAAGAGCATGATTCAACTTGTGATTTCAAGATAGTTCCATGTGAACAGAAGTGCACAGCTAACATCTTGAGACGTGAGATGGATAGACACTGCCTAACCGTTTGTCCACTAAAGCTTGTGAATTGCCCTTTCTCTGCCATAGGCTGTAGATCTACAACTGCACAAAGTATGATTAGAAAACATTGTTCAGATGATATTGAGTCTCACTTATTCCTAATGCTTAAAGGCATCCACCAGCCAGCGTCAAGCGAAGATCTTCAAAGACGTGTGGAGCAAATTGTACAG ACATCATCAAGAAGCAAATTAGCAGAGGCTAAGGATGTgagatcttttaaaaggattgtcAAGGACCTTGAAGTTAAGCTAGGGTCTCTAGAAGTGAGTGCCGAAGAGAAAACTAGTACAGAAGAAGTTGCCAAAAATGAAGATCGAGAAGAAAATAGAACTTCTGCAGTAAATGGTGTCAATAAAGAGGATAGTGAACACAGAAAATGA